A region of Leptotrichia hongkongensis DNA encodes the following proteins:
- the trkA gene encoding Trk system potassium transporter TrkA: MKIVIAGAGVVGESLCSELSAEGNDVILIEKEEKVLNKLVETYDITGLVGNGESYETLLEAGADSADIFIAATESDELNIISSIIAKKIGSKFTIARVRNPEYSSNMQFVREGLGISLMINPEMETAKSIANKLMFPVALSVENFFGQKASFISIKVEKNSFLNGTQLKNLEFSTKDKVIICTVRRDENVFIPTGDFTILEGDIVYVAGSMEAVHKFYDRIEQSNLKIGSTLLIGGGTISHYLIGKLIENKNKVKVIENDRTRAEKLSEAYPKAIVIKGDEADQEFLVQEGINNYDATVILTDSDEENVVISMFVNSITNSKLITKMNRTLLLPILENNTRTSTVVPKKVISDMIIRVVRSKTDMRGSTMSFLYRLENQVEFITFEINENSAAVNVPLKDLKLKKGILIVSILRDNKMIFPGGNDAIKNNDSVMIVAIASSIEDFDDILE, from the coding sequence ATGAAAATAGTTATAGCAGGAGCTGGTGTCGTTGGTGAATCGCTTTGCAGCGAACTTTCAGCTGAAGGTAACGATGTCATTTTAATTGAGAAAGAAGAAAAAGTATTAAATAAGCTTGTAGAAACTTACGATATAACTGGGCTTGTAGGAAACGGAGAGTCTTACGAGACTTTACTTGAAGCTGGTGCAGACAGTGCGGATATTTTTATTGCTGCAACAGAATCAGATGAACTAAATATAATCTCTTCAATAATAGCAAAAAAAATTGGTTCAAAATTTACTATAGCAAGAGTAAGAAATCCTGAATACAGTTCAAATATGCAATTTGTAAGGGAAGGACTTGGAATTTCCCTTATGATAAATCCTGAAATGGAAACTGCCAAAAGTATTGCAAATAAACTGATGTTCCCAGTTGCCTTAAGTGTAGAAAACTTTTTTGGACAAAAAGCCAGCTTTATTTCAATAAAAGTTGAAAAAAATAGTTTTCTGAATGGGACACAGTTAAAAAACCTTGAATTTAGTACAAAAGACAAGGTTATCATCTGCACTGTCAGAAGAGATGAAAATGTCTTTATTCCAACTGGAGATTTTACTATCCTGGAAGGAGATATTGTCTATGTTGCAGGTTCTATGGAAGCAGTTCATAAATTTTATGATAGAATTGAACAAAGCAACTTAAAAATCGGATCTACACTGCTTATCGGCGGTGGTACAATTTCTCATTATTTAATTGGAAAACTTATTGAAAACAAAAACAAGGTAAAAGTCATAGAAAATGATAGGACACGTGCAGAAAAACTGAGTGAAGCTTATCCAAAAGCAATTGTAATAAAAGGAGATGAAGCCGATCAGGAATTCTTAGTACAGGAAGGAATAAATAACTATGATGCAACTGTAATTCTTACAGATAGTGATGAAGAAAATGTTGTTATTTCAATGTTTGTAAACTCCATAACAAATTCTAAGTTAATTACAAAAATGAATAGGACATTGCTACTTCCTATACTTGAAAACAATACTAGAACATCAACAGTTGTGCCCAAAAAAGTTATTTCTGACATGATAATAAGAGTTGTAAGATCAAAAACAGATATGCGAGGATCCACAATGAGTTTTTTATACAGGCTGGAAAACCAGGTGGAATTTATTACTTTCGAAATCAATGAAAATAGTGCTGCTGTTAATGTTCCGCTAAAAGATTTAAAATTAAAAAAAGGAATATTGATTGTAAGTATATTACGGGACAATAAAATGATTTTTCCGGGAGGAAATGATGCTATCAAAAACAATGACAGCGTAATGATTGTAGCAATAGCATCTTCTATCGAAGATTTTGACGATATTTTAGAATAA
- the hemB gene encoding porphobilinogen synthase produces MFKRHRKLRKNEVIRNLVKDVYVSKEDLIYPIFIEEGENIKNEIPSMPGIFRYSIDRLSEELDELVKLGINSILLFGIPKKKDACATEAYNENGIIQNAVRFIKEKYDNFLVICDICCCEYTSHGHCGILDENGYVKNDETLEVLEKIALSYAKAGADIVAPSDMMDGRVEKISNVLAQNNFENIPIMAYSVKYSSAFYGPFRDAADSAPQFGDRKSYQMNFQYSKDAIDEVAEDLRQGADIIIVKPAMAYLDVIKKVSDKFEIPIVAYSVSGEYSMVKAAAVNGWIDEMKIVMEQMYAMKRAGANAIITYYAKEIAKYLENK; encoded by the coding sequence ATGTTTAAAAGACATAGAAAATTACGAAAAAATGAAGTGATAAGAAATCTTGTAAAAGATGTTTATGTCTCAAAGGAAGATTTGATTTATCCAATTTTTATTGAAGAGGGAGAAAATATCAAGAACGAAATCCCTTCAATGCCAGGAATTTTTAGATACTCTATTGACAGGCTTTCCGAAGAACTGGATGAACTGGTAAAATTGGGGATAAATTCGATTTTGCTTTTTGGAATTCCTAAAAAAAAGGATGCCTGTGCAACAGAAGCCTACAATGAAAATGGTATTATTCAGAATGCAGTTCGATTTATAAAGGAAAAATATGACAATTTTCTTGTAATCTGTGATATTTGCTGCTGTGAATATACAAGTCATGGCCATTGTGGTATTCTTGATGAAAATGGTTATGTAAAAAATGATGAAACTTTAGAAGTTCTTGAAAAAATAGCACTCTCCTACGCAAAGGCTGGAGCAGATATTGTAGCACCTTCAGACATGATGGATGGACGTGTGGAAAAAATTTCCAATGTTTTAGCTCAAAATAATTTTGAAAATATTCCAATAATGGCTTATTCAGTAAAATATTCATCAGCATTTTATGGACCTTTTAGAGATGCAGCAGATTCAGCTCCTCAATTTGGAGATAGAAAGTCTTACCAAATGAATTTTCAATATTCAAAAGATGCGATAGACGAAGTTGCTGAAGATTTACGTCAAGGAGCGGATATTATAATTGTAAAGCCTGCAATGGCATATCTTGATGTTATAAAAAAGGTAAGTGATAAATTTGAAATCCCAATCGTAGCTTACAGCGTTTCGGGAGAATATTCAATGGTAAAAGCTGCAGCTGTAAATGGATGGATTGATGAAATGAAAATTGTCATGGAACAGATGTATGCGATGAAAAGAGCTGGAGCAAACGCTATTATTACTTATTATGCAAAAGAAATTGCAAAATATTTAGAAAATAAATAA
- a CDS encoding precorrin-2 dehydrogenase/sirohydrochlorin ferrochelatase family protein — translation MWFPLFINLENKKVLVIGGGKVALKKIKKVLEYGADVTVVTDNIKEQSILELKNLKIEDNKKIENNKDEIEKLVKDFFLVISATDDEQLNENIAQVCDSKEILINNASSKTKMNAMFGGIVKNSEFQIAISTSGKNCKRSRAMKSEIQKVLDKIEK, via the coding sequence ATGTGGTTTCCATTATTTATAAACTTGGAAAATAAAAAAGTTCTTGTTATTGGAGGTGGAAAAGTTGCACTAAAAAAAATCAAAAAAGTTTTAGAGTATGGAGCTGATGTTACTGTTGTTACTGATAACATTAAAGAGCAAAGTATATTAGAACTAAAAAATTTAAAAATAGAAGATAACAAGAAAATCGAAAACAATAAAGATGAAATTGAAAAACTTGTAAAAGATTTCTTTCTAGTTATTTCAGCTACAGATGATGAACAGCTGAATGAAAATATAGCACAAGTTTGTGATTCTAAAGAAATATTAATTAACAATGCATCTTCAAAAACTAAAATGAACGCAATGTTTGGAGGAATTGTAAAAAACAGCGAATTTCAAATTGCAATTTCTACGAGCGGTAAAAACTGCAAACGTTCACGTGCTATGAAAAGTGAAATTCAAAAAGTTCTTGACAAAATAGAAAAATAA
- a CDS encoding histidine phosphatase family protein, with the protein MTEILFIRHGETDHNKKHLYYGHLNPNLNTTGINQLKNTKKKLEELSEKIDIIFSSDLNRCRESLELLEIDKNIKKHFSENLRELNFGILEGKTYKEIEKKFPHYINEMKNNWKHFKAEGGESLSDLQKRIVKKIEKIKKDYQNKRILIVAHAGVIQSLISYYLFCNLDGYWKFKIDNGSITKMSITDDGFIYFNYINK; encoded by the coding sequence ATGACAGAAATATTATTTATAAGACACGGTGAAACTGACCATAATAAAAAACATTTATATTACGGACATCTAAATCCGAACTTGAATACAACAGGAATAAATCAGTTAAAAAATACGAAAAAAAAACTTGAAGAACTGAGTGAAAAAATAGATATAATATTTTCAAGTGACTTAAATCGATGTAGAGAAAGTTTAGAACTTTTGGAAATTGACAAAAATATAAAAAAGCATTTTTCTGAAAACCTAAGAGAACTGAATTTTGGGATACTTGAAGGGAAAACTTACAAAGAGATAGAAAAAAAGTTCCCACATTATATCAATGAAATGAAAAATAACTGGAAACATTTTAAGGCAGAAGGTGGAGAAAGCCTTTCTGATTTGCAAAAACGAATTGTAAAAAAAATTGAGAAAATAAAGAAAGATTATCAAAACAAAAGAATACTTATTGTAGCTCATGCGGGAGTTATCCAATCCTTAATTAGCTATTATCTATTCTGCAATTTGGATGGATACTGGAAATTTAAGATAGATAACGGAAGCATTACAAAAATGAGTATTACAGATGATGGATTTATTTATTTTAATTATATTAATAAATGA
- the cobS gene encoding adenosylcobinamide-GDP ribazoletransferase: MKYIKNFFEQFIILIQFMTRIPIPIKVEYSEKKLGKSIKFFPLVGLIIGLILYFSNFLITVYLKNIFYNKVIIAVLIIIIEILAVGIIHIDGLADTFDGLFSYAKKEKMLEIMKDSRIGTNGTVILILYFITKITIISEIITINPKYLIIFPIIARLSTSVNAGLSDYARKSGMSNAIISENGIFEVIFSLILTNALVFLIIGTKGGIALFIALLFIILFMLNVRKKIGGITGDTMGASLELTSILVLFLGIVLR; the protein is encoded by the coding sequence ATGAAATACATAAAAAATTTTTTTGAACAATTCATTATCTTAATTCAATTTATGACACGTATTCCGATACCAATAAAAGTAGAGTATAGTGAGAAAAAATTAGGAAAGTCAATTAAATTTTTTCCATTGGTGGGCTTAATCATTGGCTTAATTTTATATTTTTCAAATTTTTTAATTACAGTCTATCTAAAAAATATTTTTTATAATAAAGTGATAATTGCTGTACTTATTATAATTATAGAAATTTTAGCTGTTGGAATAATCCATATTGATGGACTTGCTGATACTTTTGATGGACTTTTTAGCTATGCTAAGAAAGAAAAAATGCTGGAAATTATGAAAGATTCAAGAATCGGTACAAATGGAACAGTTATATTAATTTTATATTTTATTACAAAAATTACTATAATTTCTGAAATTATCACAATAAACCCAAAATATCTAATAATTTTTCCAATCATTGCAAGACTTTCAACATCGGTAAATGCTGGTCTTTCTGACTATGCTAGAAAATCTGGAATGAGTAATGCCATAATTTCTGAAAATGGTATTTTTGAAGTGATTTTTTCACTTATTTTGACAAATGCTCTAGTATTTCTTATAATTGGAACAAAAGGCGGTATTGCTTTATTTATCGCACTTCTATTTATAATTCTATTTATGCTTAATGTACGAAAAAAGATTGGCGGGATAACTGGCGATACAATGGGAGCTTCTCTTGAATTAACATCAATATTAGTACTATTTTTAGGGATTGTTTTACGATAA
- a CDS encoding TrkH family potassium uptake protein produces MNKRMIGFITGKILILEAGLMVLPLIISFLYNENAKYKIAYGSVILLLLAIGFLLSMKLPEDERIQGREGYIIVSLSWILMSVFGALPFVFTKEIPSFIDAFFEIVSGFTTTGSSIIPDLSKISHSNLFWRSFTHFVGGMGVLVLALAIFPSSATSVHVMKAEVPGPTFGKLVSKLSTTARMLYKIYIVMTIVLIILLMFGGLNLFESSLLAFGTAGTGGFGVRNGSILPYNNPYVEIILGIGMIVFGVNFNIYYFVLIGKIKDIFKNEELKYYLLIVFGAITLIVFNIYQTYGSIWNCIRDVFFSVSSVITTTGYSTADFGKWPLFSQVILLILMFFGACAGSTAGGLKISRVVLMVKIYFAEIVQMISPNRVVTVKYDDKPVNSAMQKSIAVYFLVYSLVFGGILLMISYSTDDFMTAFSAVAATFNNIGPGLGKVGPAFSFAELNNFSKVILSFGMLAGRLEIFPMLILFSPTTWKLK; encoded by the coding sequence ATGAATAAAAGAATGATAGGTTTTATAACTGGAAAAATACTTATACTTGAAGCTGGATTAATGGTATTGCCTTTAATCATAAGTTTTTTATACAATGAAAATGCAAAATATAAAATTGCTTATGGCTCTGTAATACTTCTTCTTCTAGCAATAGGTTTTCTTCTCTCTATGAAGCTTCCTGAAGATGAACGGATTCAAGGTAGGGAAGGCTACATAATAGTTTCTTTGTCTTGGATTTTGATGTCTGTTTTTGGTGCATTGCCATTTGTATTCACAAAGGAAATCCCTTCTTTTATAGATGCGTTTTTTGAAATTGTAAGCGGTTTTACAACAACTGGATCTAGCATAATACCAGATCTTAGCAAAATTAGCCATTCTAATTTATTTTGGCGAAGTTTTACCCATTTTGTCGGCGGAATGGGAGTTCTAGTTCTAGCACTTGCAATTTTTCCAAGTTCTGCAACATCAGTTCATGTAATGAAAGCTGAAGTTCCTGGTCCAACATTTGGAAAATTAGTTTCAAAACTATCAACAACAGCCAGAATGCTTTATAAAATTTATATTGTTATGACAATCGTCCTTATAATTTTATTAATGTTTGGCGGACTTAATCTATTTGAGTCTTCTCTTCTTGCATTTGGTACCGCAGGAACAGGTGGTTTTGGGGTAAGAAACGGAAGTATTTTACCGTACAATAACCCTTATGTTGAAATAATACTTGGAATTGGAATGATAGTCTTTGGAGTAAACTTTAATATTTATTATTTTGTTTTAATCGGAAAAATAAAAGACATCTTTAAAAATGAAGAATTAAAATATTATTTACTAATAGTTTTTGGAGCAATTACGCTAATAGTTTTCAATATATATCAGACATACGGCTCCATATGGAACTGTATAAGAGATGTATTTTTCTCAGTTTCCTCAGTCATTACAACAACTGGATATTCTACAGCTGATTTTGGAAAATGGCCATTATTTTCACAAGTTATCTTGCTTATCCTAATGTTTTTTGGAGCATGTGCAGGCTCTACAGCTGGAGGGCTGAAAATATCAAGAGTTGTATTAATGGTAAAAATCTATTTTGCTGAAATTGTCCAAATGATAAGTCCAAATCGTGTAGTTACAGTAAAATATGATGATAAGCCAGTAAATTCAGCTATGCAAAAAAGTATTGCAGTATATTTTTTAGTCTATTCACTAGTTTTTGGAGGAATTCTTCTAATGATTTCCTACTCAACAGATGACTTTATGACTGCTTTTAGTGCTGTTGCCGCCACATTTAATAATATCGGCCCTGGATTAGGAAAAGTAGGCCCTGCATTCAGTTTTGCTGAATTAAACAATTTCTCAAAAGTAATTCTTAGTTTTGGAATGCTTGCAGGAAGGCTGGAAATTTTTCCAATGTTAATATTATTTTCTCCAACAACATGGAAATTAAAATAA